In Citrus sinensis cultivar Valencia sweet orange chromosome 3, DVS_A1.0, whole genome shotgun sequence, the sequence GTAGAGTTACCATCACTTTTGTCTTCTGATCTAGACAACAGTCCCATCCCCCTTGACATGATCTCTAGCTACTAAACTCTGTTTAGTGGTTTTGTCAGAGAATTGGGCAAATTTAACTTTGACATTATATAATCTAGCCTCACAATACCTAATTTGACCAGCTACTTAACAATACTATCTCTTATACATATGCGTCTATTCTTCccattatatattttacttttaactCTCATAATAGTGGCTTGACAATCGCAATGGATCGGCACAACAATAAGAGGATGAGCAATAATGGGAACATCTACCAAGAGGTTTCGCAACCACTTAGCCTCAGAACATGTTTTTTCTAAAGCAATTAGCTTGGACTCCATTGTAAAATGAGCTATACATGTCTGTTTGGATGATATCCAAGACATCGCAACTCCACCAAAGGTGAAAATATAAGCACTAGTAGATTTGAGCTCATTTAATTCGAAAATCCAATTTACATCGCTATACTCTTTAAGTATTGGCGGAGATATACCATATTTAAGCCCATAATCAATCGTGCCTTCCAAATATCTTGCCAGCTTGGCAACTTTAATCCAGTGATCcttgtttggattttgaataTACCTATTCAATCTGCCTACAACGTATGTGATGGCAGGTcttatattattcattaagtACATTAGGCTATCAATTATTTAGGCATATTTCACTTGATCGACACTACGTCAAGCATTCTTCTTTAGGTTAGTATTACCATCATATAAAGAGGAAACTGTCTTGCAATCATAATACCTATATCTCCTAAATAGCTTTTCAACATACTATTCTTGTGATAACATGAGAACATCATAGGTCTTtatgattttgattcttaAAATCATGTTTGCCTCTCCCatgtctttcatatcaaaattaaaggcAAGCATCTCCTTAGTCTTATCAATAGTCCCAATATTGGAATTTAAAATAAGCATGTCATTAGCATAAAGACATATACTGACATAAGTATTGGTGTCAATGGATTTAGAATGAATTTAGAATAGATACATTTATCTGAATCATTAATCGTTTATCCATTGGACAataattaggggtgggcaccgGTTTACTTTGGTTCagtttgagaatttaaaaatatatttgggtaCTTCTATTCAGTCTGTTTCGATATTAATCAattctgttttttttcttataaaatatcaaaccaaaacccaaaaaaatgaattgagccaaaaaaaattcaaaccaaaccgGTTTGGCTTAGCCAATCCGTAAATGCCACAtggcatttttaatttaaaaatcatttttttgaatttttttttgttcaatttttggatttgaaattttaaacggaaaaccaaattgaaatatttggttTTATTCGGGGCCTAAACATTTAGTTTTTTCTAAGAAAAATACTGAATCGAACCACCAAAAAACCAAACCATACCAAAAATTTTTTGGGTCCGGTTTAGTTCTGCTCACCCCTAAAGAAAATACttgatcaattttttcatGTCATTGTTTCGATGCTTGTTTTAAGTCATATAGAGACTTTACCAACTTGCACACCTTGTGCTAAGAACCTGAAACCATACAACCTTCAAGTTGATCCATATAGATCTCCTCATCCAAGTCTTTATTGAGAAAGGTAgttttaacatccatttgatgcACATGTAGATTATGAATTGTTGTAATAGCAATCAAAACTCTAATGGTTGTAATTTGAGCTATAAGAGCATAGGTGTcaaaataatctatatttttcttctatatGAACCATTTGACTATTAATCTTGctttatatttatcaataGATCTATcaggttttaatttattttgaaaactcACTTGCACTAAATAGGTTTTGTGTCTAAAGGTAAGCAATTAACTCATATGCGTGATTGGTCATGAAAGATTCTAGTTCATTGCTGATAGCTTCTTTCCATTATCATTATCTCAAGAAGATATAGCTTCTGTGAAGGTCTAAGGACCATTCTCAGCAAGAAAGACACTGGAATTATCACCAAACTAGTGGCATTTCTCATCCTTGTGCTTTTTCCTGGTTCAACATTTGAACTTTCAAAAGAATCAATTGTTGACTCAGTATAGGATAGTTGTTTCTCAATGCTAGtctttttttggaaaaatagatttaaagaACTCTTCATTCTTGGGCTCAATGATAGTACTAACCTCAAATAAGATACTTTCACCCTATAACACCAAGAACCTATAGGCAACACTATTGTGGGCATACCTTATAAACATATAGTTGATAGTCTTTAAACCCAAACTTATTCTTTAGGAATCTAGTTTAAGAACTTTGGCTAAACACCCTCACACCTTGAGGTGTGATAAGTTAAGCTTATAGCCTCTCCACAATTCATAGGGTGTTTTATCTATTTTCTTATAAGGTATTCTATTTTGAACATGACAAGTAGATAACATAACTTTCCCAAATAAGTTCAATGATGGCCCAGAACTTATTATCATGGCATTTACTATGTTCTTCaaagttttgtttttcctttttactacACTGATTGACAATAAAATGTGTACATTCAATAAggtattattagttttttactTACAGTATTGATTAATGCATTCATAACTTATAAACTATTTTAATGCTTccgtaataaatttttatattaaattaatttgcagtatgttaattttatgttaatctttatattgtaaatattttaggaATAAATAAGGAATTGGAACTGAAAGCTGGAAACAAAGAAGATCAATTACTGGAGTCATTTGGAATACATTATTGGgaagatgtaattaataaaaagtacaaaataaataaaagtgaaccatgtattattataatagtcaAGTGGCAGTTGCCACTTTGCCACTTGATTATCACTCCTTTTTCTAtgtaaatagataaataaaaaataataataataatagaataaaaggTGGAGATGTTTGTTGCCTATAAAAAGTGAGGAGAGGAAGAATATGGGATACTGAGAGAAGAGGAGAAAAGAGCTGAAGACTGAGGCTTAAAagatttcttcttttgtgtagttatttgttttgtaataaattgcagaagttttgttaaataaaaatgagtgcTTTGTTTATcaatatgagtggctaattttcttagttaGCTAAAGGATTCAAATTgttgaattaatttatgtCTTAAGTGAGACTTaaggtttattttatttatttgtatttcttCTTTACTGGTTTCTTTTagattatgttaatttatatatctAAATCTCCTTAgatttatatgatattttgacataatattGACACTTTAATATAGTTGTGGCACATTAGATGCCTGATTCCAAATTTATCCACACAAATGGTTAGTTAGGAATTAAATGGCATAATCACTAGCAAAAGAAATGCAAAATGCAAATATGAGAGAGTGTTATAATCATAGTTTGAAACCCGAGAGCGGATTTCGTAACCttagcattttttttagattggTCCttactaatttctttttctgcacctaattgtttttttaacaattcactactagatttttaaattttttgtgattCGACCTTAAGCTCATCGAGTTATATTATGACTAGACATTCTTATACTTGGgaataaacaatatttttaagcTATGTCATACACCATTATATTAAGATGAATAGGGGAGTGTCACTTCATGGATGACACTATGATTTTTGCAATAAGCATTTAACATGTTTGAATCATATTCACCtcctttattaatttttaatcttttaattttcttgttaaattgattttcaacttTACTTTTATAGATTAAGAATGTTTCACCtgcttcatttttatttcttaatagatatatttttctataccttgagaaatcatcaataaatgcaTTATAATACATTTTGCCTCTTCTGGTCATAGTATGTTTCAAATCACCAAGGTCCCTATGAATTAAATTGAGAGGTTCTGTTTCTCTATGTTGAATTTGTTTACATATTTTCTTAGTGGATTTGGCTTCCACACATATCTCACATTTGTCATTAGACAAGCTCAAATTAGCCAACAAACCAAgttctcttattttcttaatataagaaaaattcatATGATCAAGTCTTTTATGCCAAAGATCAATAAAGTCAAcaatataagaaaaagaagaagctttTTCATTCACTATAACATTGAATActttgagtttgaaaggtTCTCCAAAACAATACTTCTTCCCAACAAACAtcttatttttggtaattataattttatcatcctTAAAGGACACTTTGACTCCAGCTTTCCCCAGCATATAAACAAACATTAGATTATATTTGATCTTAAGAACATTGAGTACATTACTCAGTGAGAGGATTTCTCCATATGTAAACTTGAGAAGAATTTTACCCTTCCCTGGGACTGGAGTAGACCAAGAATCGACAAGGTAAATGACTTCCTCTCCTCTTTTGACTGGAGTATAGTCAAAGAAAGAGTTTTTGTTGTCTCATCTTCTCTGAGGTTTATGCCTACATTGATTAGCATaatgccctttttttttcaccaacaaaaaaatgacctttctttttaccaatgGGTCCTTTGAGGTTATTAAGGTGTTTATTATTAGGATTGATCTACCTTGTAGTAGGTTGAGGAGTGTTCTCTATTAGATCTGCTCACATTAGAATGAAATTCCTTTGCTTTATCAGATGCATCTCTAATTTTATTCCTCTCCTCAATTCTAATATGTATAATAGCATCCTCAAGACTCACTTGCTTCTTCATATgctttgagattttaaaataatctttttatgACTTTAGAAGTTTCTCAATTAAACAACCAGTTACAAATTGTTCAGGGAGAAGTATTTCCTCttttttaagattatttaCCAATATGTTATATTCATGGATTTGGTTAGACATAGATTTATCATTGACCATTCTAAAATGCAGAAAATCACCAATATAATATTGTTGAGTCTCAGCATCTTCAAcgacatttttttcttaagtaGTGCCTATGTCTCATATGCATTCTTATGAGGATAATAAACATCGTAGAGAGAACTAGCAAGAGTTGGTTAGACATAGATTTATCATTGACCATTCTAAAATGCAGAAAATCACCAATATAATATTGTTGAGTCTCAGCATCTTCAAcgacatttttttcttaagtaGTGCCTATGTCTCATATGCATTCTTATGAGGATAATAAACATCGTAGAGAGAACTAGCAAGAGTATTTAGTATTATGTACTTGCAAACCTTATTACCGGTATTTTAATTCCAGAGTTGCTTTTCATAATCTTCAATGCCCTCTTCTGATGGTGATGATTGTAGATAATCAATATAGATCCAGTATGTTAAAGACCTTTTCTTGCCAgtgcttaaaatttttatcattgaacAATTCAATCTTAGAGGTATCTAGCAAGTTCTTCCTAGTGATGATAGTAGAAGCAACTGCATGAAGATTGGCAGCAGAAGTAGTAAGTCAAGGGGCTGTGAGAGCATCATGTCAATCAGCTGATGAAGACAGATTTTGTAGTGGAATATCACTCATACTTGGTCTCAAGATTGTTGGCATTTTAGGTCggcaaatagaaaaaaattggatgAAAAATAGGTAATAGCCAATACTGAAATtctaagtgtgcaacccaagagggggtgaattgggtttctaaAACTTAAAGCAAATAAAACCATGCAATAATATAAACTAATGCCTTAATGAAaccaataacaataatttaacaatgcacaaaattaaaaggacAGGGGAAGataaatcaaacacaaagatttttacgtggttcggccaaccctgcctacgtccacaccttcaagctcaccgggcttgaCGATTCCACTATCGAaacctccaaggcttcaaaaacttttacaattgacttcacaggtgtcaatcaacctttacaacaagaaaTTATCCCAAATCTGTTAACCCAATTGTTTCTCACACTCACACTTTCTCAAATACAAGATTTTTCTCACACACAATCTATATGTTTACAAATATATGCCCAATGTGTGATTTAAAGAAtgaatgaacaaattaaagctCAAGAAATATTGTATTCTCAATAATTTGCTCTTTAGTACTCATTGGATTCACTTTGATTTGGATTTAATGTAGTctttttatagttggagctgaaaactagtCGTTAGTGACTTTCTACACAaagtcggatcgccgttaagCATTATCGGATCATTGTTTTAACTTGAGCAAGTTACCATTGTgctataatttcaaattgtcgAATTACCATTAATTTTCAGAAACTAAACTCTAATTCTGTTCGATGTCGATTAGCTGCTATCTTATAAATGGTTAGTcgtttgctacagtgaaactattttaaaaattataaatttgtctcaaaactttatataattatactataacccaaattttcataaaaatttacaaataagtccATCTCCAGAGTTTCGAaacaatacttgttgatttccaaaactttttaaaattatactataacccaaaactttataaaatatttcaaataagtttatttctggaatttcaaaataatacttgttgatttcaataTTCTCAacactttttcaatttagaccattaacttgaaaaacaaccaatttcatgaaatcacttttcctttaaatataaaacttttataCTATTGAAatagtgatttatttaaaatgtatgaaaaataatttgagcttttaaaagcttaatcattcttaatcttctttgttatcattaaaatcatcattataaATACCTATATGTTAACAAATGCGTGTGACAACACTGTTCTTAAGACCTAATTCCACACCTcaagatataatatatatctcGGTACAATAACGACTGAAAAAGGTGGTTTAATCTTTAAGATAGAATGACTACTATCACGATGTTGTACTTCAACACGATagtttaaaataacaaaacttACAATTATGAAGGAAAGGAAATCGGAGAGCAACGAACAATAGAAACCAAGTTTTTGGATGATCACAGTATGATATATTTGGCTctttaaacaaatacaagccCTATCCCCTTTTTCCTCTCCaaatctaaattattattatacatgGATTTGATTAAAACCTAATTCGATTCGGATTTGAATTCtcaatataatttcaattaaaataagtaaaaaataaaccaaggcaaaaatgaaaaaagtggCCAAGCCCGTGCTCATCCACGATATCCCTCTGCGGTGTACCCCCTGCACTTGAGTTATTGGGCACGAGCTTGGCCTCCTCTTTTTGGACTTGTTACCACACTATATTTGGTTTCTATATATAAACTAACTTATGCTCTCTTGTATAAGTAATGTGggatattgatattttaaaatacaactCAATCTCTAACAAGTATCCTATATACGattactaataaattatatcTCCTGTATTAAAATAAGGATAGTTTTATTATCATATCTATCAATATGCTTTATGATTACGTTTCCAATTAACGTTGTAAACTCAAGCTTTAAGAACAAAATGAGGATCGAAGAATTGAGAGATTGAATGTGacaattttcaagttattctCACAAACTAGGAGTCAATATAGTGCCAGTTGTGGCACTAGCCTCAACTGActttggaaaattttgaagCGTAAATTAGTGATAATACCCTGTCTCAGTATTAAGCTTATTAAAATTGCttagataattttaaagagtttcaaattgaagcttcattaaaaaaaaaattattattagttactTTGATTGTGTAACTATGAATTGGCCACACCTAAACGAAGACaagaaatttaacaaaacaagaaaataattaaaaaagggtAAATACTTGTTTCATCTATATATTTTGACTTAAGTGCTCATTTAGTCtacatattttgaaaaatatatcaaaatacccctgctcttaaatatgttttcttacttttactttttattagcttttacaataatacctAACTACAATATtcttgatattaatttatttatctatcgaaaaaaattaattaagaaattaaccaataattatttattagccAATAAATATTGTTCTTTTAGAACTGGCATTTTCTATGTTGTTTCAACAATCttgctaattattatttatttaataccCTCTAACTTTAAACAATGTTTAATGCCCTTACaacaattttactaataattatttataaacaaaataatttgcaaaatcaatctataagtaaattaaaaaaatctacactcatttttatttaaagccgatttgataattaatattttttcctttcattaaTATCCCCAAGAATTTGTTACAAgggtattattataaaaataaaaataaataaatataagagtGTGATATATTTAACAACAAGGGTGTCTTGagatgttttttaaaatatagccCATCAGGAACCCATAATAAAGAGTCGGATTATTTGTTCTCAAAGTCTCGATAAAACCCCACAactagggatgacaaaaatccccacggggacgggtaccctcggggattttccccattcggggagggtatggggataatttcatacccaatttcttatttgggGAGGGGAcagggaaatttttttacccaatttcgtattcggggaggggacggggatgaggtggaatcctcatcccctacccatttccccatttaattttttaaaattagtagtaaataaattataaaatttaaattataaaattataaatattggtaaaaataaaaaatatcaaaatatttatattattaaacttttaggcctaattaactaattaaagtcctaaatttttatttaggacattaaaaagaccgagtagattctaatagccaaacatttttttaaattttaatattctttaaatattttaaacttaaatctattttttatttatttttagatgttataattgcccacaatgaatcacaattttaatatctaatctaatatttacttttgatttgctccgatttaactattgtgttgtaaagagaatagtccacatttataaagtgcccacgccaccattgaaaaagttaatcttgaatctaaattcgattttatttgtaacaattttgtattagactattaatttgttcatgatagtttgtaaaagaagtttgtatcccttgcatgttgcgttacttactaatttaatgtatatgatttttgtaatagatattaatgtaagatatatttcgaactttacatttatttaaattttttattttaatatgattaactcaaaatcgaaaaaaaaaatgtattagttattcgggtatcggggaccctcggagatcccctgttattattcggggaggggatgaggattctctcaagtaattctgacggggacggggacatacgcaaaatatcggggatgggtacgggaagatcggtcccctcccctcccctccccattgccatccctacccACAACCTCCCaaccccaccccccccccacccccccccccccccccccccccccccccccccgcccccGCGGGGCGACATTGACTTGGTTTGCAAGTTATTTCTTTTACTGGCCACCTTCTCTGCTTCCCCTCATAAAAcaaattcatttcaaattcgAACAAGATTAAACTGTTATACGCAGATAAAAGATGTGAAATAGCCACAGCAAGCATTCCCTCGTTTTTCGAATTTGATTCCATGCAAAACTTTGGCATTTTTCTATACAAATTAATGAAGAGGAGAAAGGAAATGATGGTGAAATATAGTATATGATACAAACCTCTATttaagaagacaaaaaatCGCCATTTGCTGGGGTCgagaataataatttatcaccTTATCATCAAAtatggaaaattttgaatttcacatTTTTGAGTGGTGAAATCgacatatataattcaaaaactcactactatttcattcaccattgaactttttatgttaatcagcgcttctttaaataagaatccGAAATGAAATATTACCAGCTGGACACAATTGTGTGAAACAACATCATGTTCTTGTTGCctaatttctatttaaagaGGTCATTGATCCTCAATAAAATGCACAAATTATCTTgaaatattaacttttttttaaataagtaaaaaatattgagTTATAACAATCATAATTCTAGGGCATCTAATGAGGGTATTAATCATCACCAATCACAATAAGGGGTACTATTTAAAGGAATGGCTAGAAATCTTAAAGATATGGCGGAATGATTTTCAAAGAGCTTTATCTAACAGACCACCCAAGTTTGTATCTGCACGAGGTAAGGggctgaaaaataaaaggttaCTACGGTGGGAATCCTAATTttctgtaaaataaaactatgcCCCTCATCtcagaaaatatataaaactttAAGGACCCAAATGTTATTGCACAACATGACGTAAGATGCCCTGCTTTCGAGTTCTATCGGGGACGCACTTTTCATGCCAGATTGTTGCAGAGATTGATCACAAAGAatctataaagaaaatttaagtaaaagtATGGAGAACTTACCAGAAGATTTTCTTcttaagattttttctttcttggaTCATCAGAACCTCGCCACTGCTCAACAAGGTTAGTATAAgcttctaaattttctttgattcttttacagaattttatgtgttttgtTTATAAGACTCTATCTAATCAGTGACTTGTCtttaattcttcaaattcaaatgttGTGGGAATAATTTTCGAACCAAATTTACATCTTGTATTTGTTGGTTAgtgttaattttgttataagaTCTGCTCTGAATTATGCAAGTGCATGCCCGTGATTATCCTTAATTTTGGACCCCAGATGCTGGTTTATGTAAATTGAGTCAAGTTTATGTTGGATTAATCTTGTTTTTCCCTCTCCCTTCCTGGAATGAGTTGGGTTAGTTTATTTGGAATCCTTATGTGGTGAAATATTTAAGATGTGGGTTGTTGCCTTATAAAAATCTTCAGTTCCATTTTAGAGCTTTTGAATTTTAGCTGAATTTTTGGATCTAGTATATGCCATTGTCAACCTTTAATCCCTTTAGATCCCGCAATCGAATCATTTCCATTTCAGTTTTGGCCTCTTgactattatttttgtaaattatccTCCTCTAATGTCACAATTCCATTTgtgcttaattaatttcttgatttcCATTACTAAtctgctttttatttttaaactctGTGATCATGAGGAGCTTTGTGCTGAgctttttatattattgtgATTGATagttattagataaaaataataatatgtaattaaattttaaccatATACTACTCATGTAGTAGAAGATTATAAAAAGCTCAGCACAACTTAGCTTAGCACCAGATCCAGTTGGATCAAGGGATACAAAATTGTGGTTCCCATGTTTCATGTCTTTAGTCATAATTTTACAAGTCGACTTATTTGTGCGCAAGAGGTGGCTTGTTCATTACCTTCACGctctgtatttttcttttcgcCAGATTTAATTGGGTTCCCATATTTAACAAGCTAGAGACTGTGACAATTTGCTGTAAAGTATGCAGGAATTGGAAGGTCCCTGCATCAAATGACATGCTGTGGCTGAATCTATTCAGGGAAAGATGGGGAGAAGATGATGCTGCATTCTATGCCCCTACTGGTTCAAAATCATGGAAAGATGTGTACGAGGTGCAAGACCGATGTGGTCGTGTTGGACTGTAAGTTTAAAATCCTCAATCAATGTCATCTAAAATGGGTAATTGCGGTATCTTTTGTTGGGATGTATGTTCAAATAGACGTTGATGCATATGTGTATATGTTTCCAGGGGGTTGAAGATAATACGAGAAGGTGTCGACTACTATCTTGTTCACCAAGGTGAAATCCAACGCCATTTGGGTTCAAGGCGACAAAGGAAAAGGGATGATATTTGTCCTTCGAATTTCACAGAAGAAGAGAAATCGAGCCAAGGTATTCTGGATAGAATCCTTTTCTTCATTGGAGACTTGGAAGTGGCTTCAGCAGATGCCAAACGTGGCCGATTGCTGTGATGTTAATAATTAAGGTACCATTGCACAAAAACATGCATTATAGGGAAATTGGATGTTGtgtttttgtatatttattgCTCCAACTGTAACGTGAGCTGATGTATTTTTTGTGCTTGTAATTGCTTTGaccattaataatttgtaaagatcttcaattaaatatcaaatgtTGGAAAGTTCTCGAATAGTCACAGTTCAGGTTTCTTcgtttttacaaatataaaaatgtagaAAAGATCAAAAGAATGAAGAACTTGTGAGGACTGtcccaaataaatttatctcaAAAGGATGCAACATCTTTGAAAAAACACACAATTATATGTTACTCAACAAATATGAAGATGctttaagaaaatcattacaGCAAGTTAAGTAATtggcaaattttattatgaaatatCACTGTCGGTACAAATTATAAAGCCAGcattagggaaaaaaattaatattcgtATTACAGAAATAGACATTTAATTTCCTACTATGAATTCTAGAAGTAGATGTCGAATAGCGGccaaaaaacaa encodes:
- the LOC102628800 gene encoding uncharacterized protein LOC102628800, translating into MENLPEDFLLKIFSFLDHQNLATAQQVCRNWKVPASNDMLWLNLFRERWGEDDAAFYAPTGSKSWKDVYEVQDRCGRVGLGLKIIREGVDYYLVHQGEIQRHLGSRRQRKRDDICPSNFTEEEKSSQGILDRILFFIGDLEVASADAKRGRLL